In a single window of the Pontibacter russatus genome:
- a CDS encoding outer membrane protein assembly factor BamD, whose protein sequence is MNKGFLHTAALFCLLLLASGCSNFQKLLKSNDVTKKYEAALKYYEQEEYYRASQLLDQITPLLAGTDKAENAQFYQAQAHYMQGNYILSDAYFRTFYTTYPRSPLAEQAAFLQAQSLYQQSPSFEEDQTPTITAIQAFEQFVVQYPNSEYVPQANQAIEELYIKLDKKEFNQARLYYQLRHWRSAVVAFNNFQREHASSPYSEEAAFLKLDAQYRFAMESVLDKQEERFSEAIDYFQGFVDQYPDSRFRRQAEQVYDDTRAELEKIRNSNQQNS, encoded by the coding sequence ATGAATAAAGGCTTTCTACATACCGCTGCGCTTTTCTGCCTGTTACTGCTGGCCAGTGGCTGCAGCAATTTTCAGAAGCTTCTGAAGAGTAACGACGTTACCAAAAAGTACGAGGCGGCACTGAAGTACTACGAGCAGGAGGAGTATTACCGTGCCTCGCAACTGCTGGACCAGATAACGCCCTTGCTGGCCGGTACCGACAAAGCCGAGAACGCTCAGTTCTACCAGGCGCAGGCGCACTACATGCAGGGCAACTACATCCTGAGCGACGCGTATTTCCGTACGTTCTACACCACGTACCCGCGCAGCCCGCTGGCAGAGCAGGCCGCCTTCCTGCAGGCGCAGTCGCTGTACCAGCAGTCGCCGAGCTTTGAGGAGGACCAGACGCCGACCATCACCGCCATTCAGGCATTCGAGCAGTTTGTGGTCCAGTACCCGAACAGCGAATATGTACCGCAGGCGAACCAGGCCATTGAGGAGTTATATATCAAACTCGACAAAAAGGAGTTTAACCAGGCCCGCCTGTACTACCAGCTGCGCCACTGGCGCTCGGCGGTGGTGGCCTTCAACAACTTCCAGCGCGAGCACGCCTCGTCTCCCTACAGCGAGGAGGCCGCTTTCCTGAAGCTGGATGCCCAGTACCGCTTTGCCATGGAGAGCGTGCTGGACAAGCAGGAGGAGCGCTTCAGCGAAGCCATCGATTATTTCCAGGGCTTCGTAGACCAGTACCCGGACAGCAGATTCAGGCGGCAGGCGGAGCAGGTATATGACGACACAAGGGCCGAGCTCGAAAAAATCAGAAACAGCAACCAACAGAATTCATAA
- a CDS encoding OstA-like protein translates to MKFTKLLFSLLFTLFGLTVFAQQRPPQPKVQQGQQQAPTPKVQQPQRPQLQEGQTDKVQLLPGTDSLVGGVFNGQRIDKLYGKVKFKQKETTLTADSVYRYKETDLLEAFGNVRINQADTVTITGNHALYDGNKRTAKMTGNVVMKDPRMTLTTPSLDYDLNARTAVYTEGGVIVDPENRLESRIGSYDVNSKMYAFQKDVRVTTKDYKITSENMKYNTLSKIVYFQGPTIIKGEQGDLYAEEGNYNTLSKISNFGRNAYILTEEYRLGGDKLFYDQNTGYGYAEQNVTLRSLKDDVTIRGQVGRYLRERGEAKVYGGGAVMETVLNNDTLFLSADTLYSREAKAPDSVSMVFAYPNVKIYKSDLQGKADSLSYNRTDSVMHLNVKPVLWSDGSQIVSDTIHITLRNETIDRMDLYSNAFIASEDTLKNYNQVKGRDMVAFFRDGDIRRVNVSGNGESLYYALQGDTLVTGMNKAICSDIVLKFGEDKLKTISFLVQPDASFIPPHELKEEDEMLAGFKWLSELRPTKEQVLAKRTAGQQHEQAPAQPAATASKSGAAKPKPKEAAAAAKGAKQEEATAAEAPKKQKKGFLRRKKQAP, encoded by the coding sequence ATGAAGTTCACAAAACTACTGTTTTCTCTTCTCTTTACCCTGTTCGGCCTGACGGTTTTCGCGCAGCAGCGCCCGCCGCAGCCGAAAGTGCAGCAAGGGCAACAGCAGGCCCCGACGCCGAAGGTGCAGCAACCGCAGCGTCCGCAGTTGCAGGAAGGGCAGACAGATAAAGTGCAGCTCCTGCCGGGCACCGACTCGCTGGTGGGCGGCGTCTTCAACGGGCAGCGGATCGACAAGCTCTACGGCAAGGTGAAATTCAAGCAGAAGGAAACCACCCTCACCGCTGACTCGGTGTACCGCTACAAGGAAACGGACCTGCTGGAGGCCTTCGGCAACGTGCGCATCAACCAGGCCGACACCGTGACCATCACCGGCAACCACGCCCTGTACGACGGCAACAAGCGCACCGCCAAGATGACCGGCAACGTGGTGATGAAGGACCCGCGCATGACCCTCACCACCCCCAGCCTGGACTACGACCTGAATGCCCGGACGGCGGTATATACCGAGGGCGGTGTGATTGTGGACCCGGAGAACCGCCTCGAAAGCCGCATCGGCTCCTACGATGTCAACTCCAAGATGTACGCTTTCCAGAAGGATGTGCGGGTAACCACCAAAGACTATAAGATCACCTCCGAGAACATGAAGTACAACACGCTGAGCAAAATCGTGTACTTCCAGGGGCCCACCATCATCAAAGGGGAGCAGGGCGATTTATATGCTGAGGAGGGCAACTACAACACGCTCTCCAAGATCTCAAACTTCGGGCGCAACGCTTATATCCTGACCGAGGAATACCGGCTGGGCGGTGATAAACTCTTCTACGACCAGAACACGGGCTACGGCTACGCCGAGCAGAACGTGACGCTGCGCTCCCTGAAGGACGACGTGACCATCCGCGGACAGGTTGGGCGCTACTTGCGCGAAAGGGGCGAGGCAAAGGTATATGGCGGCGGCGCCGTTATGGAGACCGTGCTCAACAACGACACGCTGTTCCTGTCGGCCGACACGCTGTACTCCCGGGAGGCGAAGGCGCCGGACTCCGTCAGCATGGTGTTTGCCTACCCCAACGTGAAGATATATAAATCGGACCTGCAGGGCAAAGCCGACTCGCTGAGCTACAACCGCACCGACTCGGTGATGCACCTGAACGTGAAGCCCGTGCTGTGGAGCGACGGGAGCCAGATCGTGTCGGACACCATCCACATCACGCTGCGCAACGAGACCATCGACCGGATGGACCTGTACAGCAACGCCTTTATCGCCTCTGAAGACACCCTGAAGAACTATAACCAGGTGAAGGGCCGCGACATGGTCGCCTTCTTCCGGGACGGCGACATCCGGCGCGTGAATGTGAGCGGAAACGGCGAGAGCCTGTACTATGCCCTGCAGGGCGATACCCTGGTGACGGGGATGAATAAGGCCATCTGCAGCGACATCGTGCTGAAGTTCGGGGAGGACAAGCTGAAGACCATCTCGTTTCTGGTGCAGCCCGATGCCAGCTTTATACCCCCGCACGAGCTGAAGGAGGAAGACGAAATGCTGGCGGGCTTCAAGTGGCTGTCGGAGCTGCGGCCCACCAAGGAGCAGGTGCTGGCCAAACGCACTGCCGGGCAGCAGCACGAGCAGGCCCCGGCGCAGCCGGCAGCGACGGCCTCCAAATCCGGTGCAGCTAAGCCAAAACCAAAAGAAGCAGCCGCAGCCGCGAAGGGGGCAAAACAGGAGGAAGCCACCGCCGCTGAGGCACCCAAAAAGCAAAAGAAAGGCTTCCTGAGGCGGAAAAAACAGGCCCCTTAA
- a CDS encoding DNA-directed RNA polymerase subunit omega, translating to MANVPSSIVTRNMADFAAQTGNVYMSVAVISKRANQISVKLKEELSSKLAEFATTVDNLEEVFENREQIEISKYYERLPKPTNLAVEEFLEGKVYVRNPSEEEMQEETDL from the coding sequence ATGGCAAACGTTCCATCATCTATCGTTACCCGCAACATGGCCGACTTTGCAGCGCAAACCGGCAACGTCTATATGTCTGTGGCAGTCATCTCTAAAAGGGCAAACCAGATATCCGTAAAGCTGAAAGAGGAACTAAGCTCTAAACTGGCGGAGTTCGCCACCACCGTGGACAACCTGGAGGAAGTGTTCGAGAACCGCGAGCAGATTGAGATATCCAAGTACTACGAGCGCCTGCCGAAGCCTACTAACCTGGCCGTGGAGGAGTTCCTGGAAGGAAAGGTGTACGTCAGGAACCCAAGTGAGGAAGAGATGCAGGAGGAAACCGACCTGTAA